One Hoplias malabaricus isolate fHopMal1 chromosome 12, fHopMal1.hap1, whole genome shotgun sequence genomic window, CATAGGAGAAACCTGTGGTTGGTAACCTCACAGTCTAAGCAGTAGAACATAACAGCCAAGTCATCGGACAGAGGACTCGTATTTCAAAATCATCTTGGACGGTGTATTCACTGTATTCTGGAAGAACAGGACTGTTAGGTGAGGTTGGGCTATGCCATTCATTCAAATAGtcttatctgtaaacgctttaTTAATTTAGATCTCTATTGGAATGTTAAAATACGCAGCTCCAAGTTCTTATAAATATTGATGCCTCAGTGTCTGTATATCTGTACATAAATGAACATAGATATCAGATATCTGACATAGACAATAATCTCAGCAGTAGTACACAATTACCAAAGAGGTGTATGTTGATGCCTAACCTTGAATATTGTACTAATTATATACAGCATTACAATGCCATAAAACTGAGCTTTGTctcattaaaaaatacattctaATAAGGTGTTAGTCTCTCCatttctgcagtaacagcttccacACTTCTGTAACTAGCTACAGAAACACTCAGCCACATGTGCAGTAATGTGATCGGATACTAATATTGGATAATGTTCTGGAATACATAATCCaatacaactcatcccaaaagatATTGCATCCAAAACCAGGGGCAATAAACTCCTCTAGTCTATATGGTTAACAGGCATTGGTCATGGTGACTCTAAGTCATAGCAGGTGACCACCCCACTGCAAGAACTATGCACAAAATTACGCAGCCCCTTACTTGTCCTTGGGATCTTTTGACTTGGTGTGTCCTGTAGGTTTCTCCCACTTGTTCCTGTCAGTTTCTCCACTGTCTCCTTTCTCTTTCAGTCTGTCTGAGTCCACCTCATCATCTCTGTCACATTTCTTCAAGAGCTAGAggaacattaaaatgacatacTTCCTTATACAATATTATTACAAATAGTTTTAAAGAACTCAAAAATAAAGACAATACAAATATCCAGTGGATCTTGATTTAAAAATTGTTCTGATAAAACCTCAGTCACCTCAAATGCTTTTTAAGCAAAAGTGGCTTACCTTAATTTTGATCTCTTTCTCAGAGAgtttcttctgtttctctgcctCTTTGCGCTTTCGCCGCTCCTCCTCCCTGCGTTTCCTCTTCTCCTCTTCCCTTTGCCGTTTCTTCTCCAGCTCTCTGCGCCGCCTCTCTtcccttttttcctctctgattctctgtcatttaaaaaacaaaacggTTCTAGAAACTGAGGCTCTAATTGACCAAAACCACAAATCTGAATCCAAGTGTCTGTGTCGCAACCTGTTTCTCCAACTTCTTGTTCTTTATGTATTCCAAAAGTGGTGTTGTCCTTTTTGCTGAAAATAAATAGAAGGGAAATGTATTTCAGGATGCATAGGGTACACAATATACAGGGGGAGTAAAGGAAATAGGATGGTGCTATCAGTTTCAGTGTATGTTCTGCTACTGAAGCAGAAATACAGGTTTACTCTACCTATGAGCTCTCTTGTTTTTGCCTCAATTTCCCccagcagtgtttctggattggCCATTGACTTCTCCTCATCACAAGAGTAGTTTTCCAGAAATCGTTTGTATTCAGGGTCTAAGAAGAAATCAGCATTGCaagttggaaaaaaaatcattattttggTGGCTAGTGTTTTTCAGTCAGGTCTGGTTACAAAATCTCCAGCTACTCAAATAACTtaattggattttttttggATATCTGTTGCATATTTAGATATCCAATTTATGAATCAAAAACCATTCACAAATACCTTCCTCAATGCTTCCAGCCTTGGCATCTTTCTTTTTGAGTTTCTTCTTGGAAACTTTCTGAAAAGGAGCAAATTCTACTATGGCTGGATACTCCTGGCCTAAAATAAGGAGAGATTAAGCAAAGTGTTATTTTCTAGTAGTATGAGTAAAAATGTGTGAGTTTTCATGATGTACGTCCATAGTGATACAGCAAATTGTCAATGATTGTtgaaaaatacttaaaaatgcTTAGAAAACTGAAAATATTACCTTTATTGTCAATAAAAACATAACCATCAAAGCGATCTCTAAAGAGAACAATATCATCAGGATTTTTAAAGTTGATGTAAGCCCGGGAGAAAAGATGCGGATACAGACTGTGGGACAAATCATGAAAAGGTTTGTTATAAGTTGTATACGTAAGTAGTATTTTCAAATGTCTACAAAAAATTTCAAAAAGCTCTGAGAAACAGCACCTTTGATCAGCGGGAAAGAATTCAAAGTAGTCGAAGGAAGGCAGTGGACTGAGATGCTCCTCAAGCTGGTCCTTGGACAGACTCGGGGGGAGCCGGCGAATGACAACCTtgtgtgaaatattttataggtcatttgtttgtaaatacttgttactgtattttttctttagcattggaaaacaataataaaccaATGTGATTTGAATCTTCCCCTTCAATTTCAGCTTTAGTAGAAGACAATAAAACTCTTTAGTGGATGATATgtcattgtatttgtttatgttgATGCTGTGAGTGTCAGGTATTGTCTTTTTTcatgtacattttgttttatttgtctaTAGGCCTGTGTTTCCTTATGGATATTATATGCCCACATgtatccttcacagggtgacacacactcacacattccctcagacacacacactcactatggacactttgaagtcgccaatctacctacaaatgtgtgtttttggaccatgggaggaaacccacgcagacacagggagaacacaccacactcctcacagtcacccagagcaaacccacgcacacacagggagaacacaccacactcctcacagacagtcacccagaggaaacccacgcagacacagggagaacacaaaacactcccccggaggaaacccatgcagacactgggagaacacaccacactcctgtcagacagtcacctggaggaaacccacgtagacacagggagaacacaccacactcctcacagacagtcacccggaggaaacccacgcagacacagggagaacacaccacactcctcacaaacagtcacctggaggaaacccacgcagacacagggagaacacacaacactcctcacagacagtcacccagaggaaacccacgcagacacagggagaacacaccacactcctcacagacagtcacccggaggaaacccatgcagacacagggagaacacacaacactcctcacagacagtcacccagaggaaacccacgcagacacagggagaacacaaaacactcctcacagacagtcacccggaggaaacccatgcagacacagggagaacacaccacactcctgtcagacagtcacctggaggaaacccacgtagacacagggagaacaccacactcctcacagacagtcacccggaggaaacccatgcagacacagggagaacacaccacactcctcacagacagtcacccggaggaaacccacgtagacacagggaaaacacaccacactcctcacagacagtcacccggagcgggagttgaacccacaacctccaggtcctttaTAAATTAAGTATTTGGaaatggcaagtgagaagattttattcatcactgcattcgCTATCAGTTACATCAAGGAAAAAGTGTGGCAAAATTgtaattaatgtataatttCAATTATCCCTTacacaaaattaattttaaaacaatttgtatgccgaatataataaatatatatacgaCATCAGTATTTTACATACATTAGACTAATACACTTGATCCAATTTTTTACAATGTAGAGAACTATAACATTTATGAAGAAatataaaactgtataaacaGTGTTGTTTATTAGGATCCTGATACCTTTTTGAGCTAGTCATTTAGGCTATTTATGGTGAACCCGATACTGACATAGCTATCCAACTGCACACAAAGCTTGAGTAAACACCTAAGACAAGCATACTGCCAATAAAATGGGACAATCAAAATATGGTAGGCTagactggaactgtgttctctgtagtgacAGAGCACCATCCAACAAGCTCCCGTTGGGATGAGATGTAGGtggcgtttgtgatccagaaagaACCATAAACATTAGCACCTAGCCTCACgatttgtggctgaatgcagtcgTTTTTACTGTAATGTCTCGACATACCGTTTAAGAGTAGAGTTTAGTGCAGCAAAGTGTTAGATTTGGAGGTGTCcgcaaacttttggccatatctCTACCGTCTCTTAAAGTGACTACGGTGCTGCGGTAATGAATCTTACTCTTGTTATGTCTACTCATTTCTGAGCCCCTAAAGCAGCTTTCAGTGGCTCTTCTGTGTCTCCTGGCCACATCTAGACACTGAGGTTTTACAGCGGGACCGAACCGCAGCGTTAGCCAAGAGGAACAATGCCAACAGTCTCAGAGACCAAACAAGACCGAGCTGTGCATCAGAAACACGTCTAACACCGACAGCACGGTGGCTTCGTGTCGAGGGGCTGTTTTGCCACAGTGGTCGCTGTCCTGGGTGCTGAACCTCCTCTACCTCCCTTCATTTTTCCTTCCTCTCCCCTTCTTTGTCCCTTTGTCCAGTCTAACCTACCTTGGTGAAGAtctccttcttctcctctttctgctTGTGGTTGGCCGAGGCGCTCTCCTGCTCCCTCTGTGAGTCTCTGAACTGGATCTCGACGATGtttctttctctgctctctGTCGTCTGCTCCCTTTCAGCCCTCATATCTCCATTTCTCCTCTCCACCAGATCTCGCGAGATGCACCGACTGAACTCTCGCGAGACATTGGGTGAAAATAAACCAGTGGCGCTTTTTTTTGGAGAATAATAAAGGTGCGCCTACTCTGAGTTGTAGCGCAAACAAGAACTGTCTATGTATTGTtgtagaaaataattttattactttgtgttatgACTTTGTGTCAGTATACATGTCCAGGGTTGTATTGCATTATCAAAAGTGTTTTGACAGCCCCATCTAACTGCTGAATTCACATACTTTAAGGGTAGTTGCCCATAGATTTGTTGTGAAGGATACATACACAATGGAGTgcagtttgtgatccagaacaaatcaCCCAACAAAAAAACTGATTAGTTCTCTTAGTcaaatgcagtcaaatcctcagAATGTTGTTCCAACATATACTGGAAATCCTTCAGTGAAGATTAAAGAGTCTTACTGTAGCAATGAATGACACATTTTGTACTGAAGCCCTTGATTCAGGAGAAATACTCAATGTGCATATGTCCACAATCTGGACACATAGCATATTCTAAGTACTGGGATCACTCTCTTTACTTTGGAGTGTTCATTGGTTTTCTGCAGGGCTATCGCTCTCCTCTGAGTcactgttgctgctgctgctggtgttGGTGCTGCGGTTGGGGGCCGGGGGTCTGAAGGGGCTACAAGGTGTCTGGGGCCCAGTCCGAGTACAGCATTGACGCCCAGGCACTGAAACATAACAGCAAAGCACAAATTAGGAAGAGTAACTCCACAACAAAGCAGAGATCATTAGAAACCATTTTCTTTTGACCACATGACATAAATATTGATCACATGACATAAATATAAAGTCaaattaatatgtaatatatttttgatGCTAATGTGGTTTGGAAAATTGACAAAGACTTGAGGCGTGCTTTGCCATCTAAGATTAGTTCAACCTAACcctggatttttattatttttggggCTTATTACAGTGGATTACTGTCTTCCAAACTACATCACCACTGAAACCTACTCTGCACACCTTACCTGCTAAAGGTGTGTAAAGGGGGAACTAATATTCAGAATTTCTGTGAAGCAAACAAGGTTTATCAGAGTGGTCTGATTTAAATTGCTCTGATCTAATTTTAGTCAGCTAATCAGACATTTTCAAAGTAATGGCGATAGAAGGCAGATATTGGAAACATTTATTGTCGCTTAAATATGCCTCATTTATTAAATTGCCTAATGTCTGCTAAGAAATAAGTTTTGGTTAAAATTTTTTAAGCACTCATAGTATAATGTTAGgacggcatggtggcacagctggtagtgtcgcagtcatacagctccagggacctggaggttgcgggtttgagtcccactccgggtgactgtctgtgaggggtgtggtgttttctccctgtgtctgcgtgggtttcctccgggtgactatctgtgaggagtgtggtgtgttctccctgtgtctgtgtgggtttcctccgggtgactgtctgtgaggagtgtggtgtgttctccctgtatctgcgtgggtttcctctgggtgactgtctgtgaggagtgtggtgtgttctccctgtgtctgcgtgggtttccttcgggtgactgtctgtgaggagtgtggtgtgttctccctgtgtctgcgtgggtttcctctgggtgactgtctgtgaggagtgtggtgtgttctccctgtgtctgcgtgggtttccttcgggtgactgtctgtgaggagtgtggtgtgttctccccgtttccccatgggtttcctctgggtgctccggtttcctcccactgtccaaaaacacacactggtaggtggattgatgactcaaaagtgtgcgcaggtgtgagtgggtgtgtgttgccctgtgaaggactggcgccccctccagggtgtattcccgccttgcgcccaatgattccaggtaggctctggacccaccgtgctTCATACGCCACCATTTCATTTTCTGGACttgtattatgttcttttattttacccaGTTCTATAATGGAATCTAACAAATATTCATCTCtcctgaagaagagaatgtaatgtacttttagggaacacaacaggATTTTAACACCTCTGTtgaacatttacactgtttgtacatttagtgacaataatgtataCCTCTGCCTTTCCTTTTATGTCTGTGAGTGTAGAAAAGGAACAGGAGGGATTTGTAAGGCAATGCAT contains:
- the upf3a gene encoding regulator of nonsense transcripts 3A isoform X2 is translated as MRAEREQTTESRERNIVEIQFRDSQREQESASANHKQKEEKKEIFTKVVIRRLPPSLSKDQLEEHLSPLPSFDYFEFFPADQSLYPHLFSRAYINFKNPDDIVLFRDRFDGYVFIDNKGQEYPAIVEFAPFQKVSKKKLKKKDAKAGSIEEDPEYKRFLENYSCDEEKSMANPETLLGEIEAKTRELIAKRTTPLLEYIKNKKLEKQRIREEKREERRRRELEKKRQREEEKRKRREEERRKRKEAEKQKKLSEKEIKIKLLKKCDRDDEVDSDRLKEKGDSGETDRNKWEKPTGHTKSKDPKDKVQLESDKEQREGHGRRQRDKDHRSREEERKRQRHHYEFDKFMRRKEETKWGKGYCQDRAKKDGHHHGYSYCPETVDKLGKEDRDDMGNRKERIRNKDRPAMQLYQPGARNRKRMGSGNKAFDFSPIMPESSAEPCYELAMGTSSEKSGDE
- the upf3a gene encoding regulator of nonsense transcripts 3A isoform X1 → MRAEREQTTESRERNIVEIQFRDSQREQESASANHKQKEEKKEIFTKVVIRRLPPSLSKDQLEEHLSPLPSFDYFEFFPADQSLYPHLFSRAYINFKNPDDIVLFRDRFDGYVFIDNKGQEYPAIVEFAPFQKVSKKKLKKKDAKAGSIEEDPEYKRFLENYSCDEEKSMANPETLLGEIEAKTRELIAKRTTPLLEYIKNKKLEKQRIREEKREERRRRELEKKRQREEEKRKRREEERRKRKEAEKQKKLSEKEIKIKLLKKCDRDDEVDSDRLKEKGDSGETDRNKWEKPTGHTKSKDPKDKVQLESDKEQREGHGRRQRDKDHRSREEERKRQRHHYEFDKFMRRKEETKWGKGYCQDRAKKDGHHHGYSYCPETVDKLGKEDRDDMGNRKERIRNKSVLVHQEKRTSQSEGPDQIGGALPAKDRPAMQLYQPGARNRKRMGSGNKAFDFSPIMPESSAEPCYELAMGTSSEKSGDE